Proteins found in one Zea mays cultivar B73 chromosome 1, Zm-B73-REFERENCE-NAM-5.0, whole genome shotgun sequence genomic segment:
- the LOC103640510 gene encoding cyclin-D5-2, with amino-acid sequence MMPVEEAAADDWSECAFSLTCEEDCADLGDGELFPLYSAGDEEEDEYLEQLVFKETSFCSSSDSAADCDGDEEGDEEYSSLTSEEWFRQARLAAVKWILETRGCFGFGHRTAYLAISYFDSFLLRRRIDRETMPWAAQLLSVACVSVAAKMEECQAPALSEFHAGGFDFDSASIRRMELLVLSTLGWRMGAVTPLDFLPCFSSRVHPHGGAGAGAGGRVAIGFIFATAEAGSVLDHRPSTVAAAAILAATYGPLLTKEALSSKMSCLSPSYLIEKEHVHACYSMMVGDMSRRGSKRSLPCSGPDEIATSTYHSVLVDDATDTAAFASAVAAARSKQIRLELTGIH; translated from the exons ATGATGCCGgtggaggaggcggcggcggatGACTGGTCGGAGTGCGCGTTCTCGCTGACCTGCGAGGAAGACTGCGCCGACCTCGGCGACGGCGAGCTATTCCCGCTCTACAGTGCCGGCGACGAGGAGGAAGATGAGTACTTGGAGCAGCTGGTGTTCAAGGAGACCAGCttctgctcctcctccgactcagcTGCCGACTGCGACGGCGATGAAGAAGGAGACGAAGAATACTCTTCGCtcacctcagaggagtggttccgCCAAGCTCGCCTCGCCGCCGTCAAGTGGATTCTTGAG ACCCGCGGGTGCTTCGGCTTCGGCCACCGGACGGCGTACCTCGCCATCTCCTACTTCGATAGCTTCCTCCTCCGGCGACGCATCGAT AGGGAGACGATGCCGTGGGCGGCGCAGCTGCTGTCCGTTGCGTGCGTGTCCGTGGCCGCCAAGATGGAGGAGTGCCAGGCGCCGGCGCTGTCGGAGTTCCACGCCGGCGGCTTCGACTTCGACTCGGCGTCCATCCGGCGGATGGAGCTGCTGGTGCTGTCCACGCTCGGGTGGCGCATGGGCGCCGTCACGCCCTTGGACTTTCTCCCCTGCTTCTCCTCCCGCGTCCACCCGCatggcggcgccggcgccggcgccggcggccgCGTCGCCATCGGTTTCATCTTTGCCACGGCCGAAG CTGGTAGCGTGCTCGATCACAGGCCGTCCACTGTGGCTGCAGCCGCAATCTTGGCTGCAACCTACGGACCTCTGCTGACCAAAGAAGCACTGAGCTCCAAGATGAGCTGCCTTTCTCCATCTTATCTTATTGAGAAG GAGCATGTACATGCCTGCTACAGCATGATGGTTGGGGACATGAGCAGGAGAGGCAGCAAGAGATCATtgccatgttcaggccccgacgagATTGCCACTAGTACATATCATTCTGTTCTAGTTGATGATGCCACGGACACCGCCGCCTTCGCCTCGGCGGTGGCCGCGGCGAGGAGTAAGCAGATCAGGCTGGAGCTGACGGGCATCCATTGA